DNA from Tripterygium wilfordii isolate XIE 37 chromosome 15, ASM1340144v1, whole genome shotgun sequence:
CAAACTCGGTTCAGGGGGGTTCGGAGAAGTCTACGAAGGAGAGTTTCCCCACGGAGCGAAGCTCGCGGTTAAGGTTCTTAAGAGCAGCAATGTAGACAAAAGAGTAGAAGAGCAATTCATGGCTGAAGTTGGCACAATCGGAAGAACTTACCATACGAATCTAGTCAGGCTCTACGGATTCTGCTTCGACCCTAAAACCAAGGCATTGGTTTATGAATACATGGAGAATGGGTCACTTGACAAGGTCTTATTTGGGAAGAAACGTGAATTGGAGTGGGAAAAACTGTGGGAGATAGCAGTAGGAGTCGCCAAGGGTCTTGAATATTTGCATCATCACAGCCCCAAGAGGATAATTCACTATGATATAAAACCTGGTAATGTTTTACTTGATTCTCAATTTTGTCCTAAACTTGCAGATTTTGGACTTGCCAAGTTGTGCAACAAAGAGAGCACACATGTTACTCTTTCGGGTGGTAGGGGGACTCCTGGTTACACAGCTCCGGAGCTTTGGATGCCATTTCCAGTAACTTACAAGTGCGATGTCTATAGTTTCGGGATGatgttatttgaaattgtgGGAAGGAGAAGGAATCTCGACATAAATTTAAGCGACAGTCAAGAATGGTTTCCGAGGCAATTGTGGGATAGGTACGACAAGGGAGAGCTTGAGATGGTACTAGCAGATGGAGGGATTGAGGAGAAAGACATGGTTAAAGGAAAGATAATGACAATGTTGGCATTATGGTGTGTTCAGTACTTGCCTCAGGCTAGGCCTTCAATGAGTGATGTGGTAAAGATTCTGGAGGGAGAAGCTCAAGTTACAATTCCTCCAAATCCATTTCAGCATTTGATTGACGCCGGAGGCCAGAAAATAGCTTCATTCATAGAGAGCCACTCAACCTCGAGAACAGATGATCCAACAGTTGATGAAAAGAGAGAGTATACAACAATCATGAAGAAGTACGAAATCGAATATGCTGCGAGTACTTGTTAACAAGGGGAGTACTAAGTCAAAGATATTGACTTGAAATATGTTACTTCATAATGTTCAGCTATGCCTACTTGTTTCAGAATTTTATATCAAGTATTTAATCTTTAAGGTTGTTAATAGTACTATTTGAGTTGGTTGagtaaatatttaaattaaaaaaattt
Protein-coding regions in this window:
- the LOC120016926 gene encoding rust resistance kinase Lr10-like, which produces MCIPKTEEADHGRQQDDDEAIGRFLNRIAVYEARNHEPITHMPNQKQTVEVFIDQMLKEKPIRFSSQELAIFTRNYSTKLGSGGFGEVYEGEFPHGAKLAVKVLKSSNVDKRVEEQFMAEVGTIGRTYHTNLVRLYGFCFDPKTKALVYEYMENGSLDKVLFGKKRELEWEKLWEIAVGVAKGLEYLHHHSPKRIIHYDIKPGNVLLDSQFCPKLADFGLAKLCNKESTHVTLSGGRGTPGYTAPELWMPFPVTYKCDVYSFGMMLFEIVGRRRNLDINLSDSQEWFPRQLWDRYDKGELEMVLADGGIEEKDMVKGKIMTMLALWCVQYLPQARPSMSDVVKILEGEAQVTIPPNPFQHLIDAGGQKIASFIESHSTSRTDDPTVDEKREYTTIMKKYEIEYAASTC